AAATTCTGGCGAAACGCGCAATCTCATCACCCAAATCAAAGCCGCTCACCAACGTGGTATTGCTGTGGTCGCGATTACCAATCGCAAGGATTCACCGATTGGCCTAGCCGCCGATTATCAGCTTTTGACCGCGGTTCGGCAGCAAATTTTCGAGTCCGAATATTTCTTCTCACGCGTAGCCGCCATGACGGCGGTGGAAGCCTTATTCTTGTTGCTTCTAGCTGAGGATAAAACTTTCATGGCACATATTAAGGCTCATGAAGCATTGATTGCGGAGACTAAGATTTAAGTATTCGTCTTAGGCCGACTCTTATCATTCAAAAATGCCATTTCTCCTAAGAAAAGAGGGGTGATTTTTCCGCAGCACAGAAAAATCATCCCTCTTTATTTGCAAGTATTAAGTATGTTTCAACCTTAACTAGGAAAAGTCTGCAACTATGCCGTCTTCGCCGTTCTCGTCATCACCTGACGATTTTGACGCCAGAACCAATACGTAAAGGCCAAGACTAAAATTGTCTGAACAACTAGTAGGACTTCTTCAACCGCACCGTTCAGCGCACCAACCTGCGTCAGTGCCGCCGGAAAGTCGATAAAGGCATGTAAGCCGATTGGCAACAATAGCCAGAACCAGCGCATGCGTTTCATAATGATGATCCACACAACCACGGATAATGCGATCTGAACCGCCAAGGCGAGTAGTCGTTCCATCAAGGATAACGAAATCGTCCAGCCCGTCGTTGCCATCAATTGTTTCACTTGCGTATTGAGCACCGAACGCGAGCTAGCGGGTACCTTTTCAAGCATTTCGTTTACTTTGCCGCCATTAATCAGCATTGCAAACATAAAGTTGCTGAACATGGTCAGGCTGCCAATCAGAATCATTTCAAGCCCGCCATGACCTAATCCGTATAGGAATGGTGTTTCGGGTGTCGCCGCCTTGGTTGGTATGCGTTTATTAATAAACTTAAGTCCTAGATAACGGCCAACCTCTTCAAAAACACCAGCTAACAGCGCGCCATACAACGCATATAGAAACGGCACATGTTGGAAATCTTTAGCGATGCCGCGGAAGGGTCCTTCCAATACACCAGCGAACAGGAAAAAAACGCCCATGCCAATAAAGAAAACCTTAACAGCACCTTTTTGGGGCTTGCTGTAACGCAGAATCACCCAGATTAACAAAATAATCGGTAAGGCAAAACAAAGTAGCATCTCAACGCCCATCATGTTAACCGTGAATTGGCTGACAGGGCTGTTATTCACAACTTTATCCATTCTGAACACCCCTCAATCAAGTATAAAAGAAATGATGACAATACCCGCGACGATCAATAGAAAACCGACAAGGATCACCCAACTCATCGTTTTGGCCATATTGAGCGTGAACCCAATCCCCAACCGTTTTTCAACAAAGAGCGCCGGATCAGTTGGATTATAGTAAAACATCCCCCAGACCCAATGCTGATTATCATTCAACACAGATCCTTTGGCCGTAAGTCGGCGAGTCCCCAGAATATACACCAACGGCAAAAAGCTGACGGAGAGCAGTGTCAGGGTTAGTGTGATGATCACAAACCACCATTGACCTTCAGCTGACATATTCGGCAGCATGAGTTGGAGAACCAGTAAGCTTTGACTCAGAAAACCTGTGAACAGCAGATAATACAAAACGGAATTGCGCACCTTACCAGCTCGCGGTTCAGCATCCGGATTGCCGCGAACTGCCCCGCGCGCTCTGCGGGAAAGATAAAAAGCACCCAGCACAGTTAGCGTTTCAACCGCCAGCGCCAAAATTATGACCCATGAATCTGCTGATGTTTGCTGAAAACCAAGTACAAGGGCTAAAAAGAACTGCGGCACCAAGACGAGCCCATAGGCTGCCGGAACCAGCGTTTGGGGCTTGAGCTTATTCAGGTCAACAGTCACCTTGCTTTGGGTAAGCTCCTGCTGATTCCCCATCTCTTTAAGGAGTTGCAAACTTTTCCGATGTGCCGCCACAATCAAGGCATAATTCAGACTGATCGAAAGCAAAAAGGCAGCAATTTGAATCCAAGCAAGCGCAGTCGCCGCAAAGTGCATGGCGGCCGCAATCCCAATGCCAATCACTGAAAGGATTGCCGCCCCTGTTAATGAAAAGGCGAGATAACGACGGCGTAATTTTTTAGCTGCTGGCGTTGTCCAAATGCTGTTACGGGCATATACAACGCCGAATAAAACATTTCGCCGTGACAGCCATGGTGTGACAACCTGAATCGCAACCAATATCAACCACGTAACAACTAAAATCACCATTTCTGCTTGCATCTTTAATCACTCCTTCAGATCATCATAAAGTTCATCAATCATGGTGTGCAGTGCATCCCGATCTAAATGTCGGGCCACTGCCTCCGCGACAACCTTTTCTAAGGCAGGTCGCAGCACCTCTGCCACTGCTTGATTCGGGGAGCCATGCGCGTGAACAACGACACCACGACCTCGCTGGATCTCAACAAAACCTTCCCTTTGTAGTTCCTTATAGGCTTTATTCACCGTATGCAGATTAACCCCAAGTTCATTGCCCAGCGCGCGGATAGACGGCAAAATAGTGCCATTCGTCAAGTCCCCAGTGGCAATGCCACTCACGATAGCATCGCGAATCTGCGTATACAGCGGAATCTTAGAATCGAAATCGATTGTCAGTTGCACGTCTTCACCTTCTAACTGTTCTAGTTGTTATAGTTAGTATATAACGCTGAACGCTCACTTAGTCAACAATTCACAACTCAAAAGGCGATAAGCGCACAAAAAAAGTCCCACGCAAGAAATGTCATCGTGAGATTCTTTACAAACTCTTTTTTACAGATCAATAACTACTTTTCCCGACGACGCAGTCCAAATGATCCAAAACTGATCAAGGCAAGCAGC
This genomic window from Lacticaseibacillus paracasei subsp. paracasei contains:
- a CDS encoding GntR family transcriptional regulator encodes the protein MQLTIDFDSKIPLYTQIRDAIVSGIATGDLTNGTILPSIRALGNELGVNLHTVNKAYKELQREGFVEIQRGRGVVVHAHGSPNQAVAEVLRPALEKVVAEAVARHLDRDALHTMIDELYDDLKE
- a CDS encoding YhfC family intramembrane metalloprotease, with translation MDKVVNNSPVSQFTVNMMGVEMLLCFALPIILLIWVILRYSKPQKGAVKVFFIGMGVFFLFAGVLEGPFRGIAKDFQHVPFLYALYGALLAGVFEEVGRYLGLKFINKRIPTKAATPETPFLYGLGHGGLEMILIGSLTMFSNFMFAMLINGGKVNEMLEKVPASSRSVLNTQVKQLMATTGWTISLSLMERLLALAVQIALSVVVWIIIMKRMRWFWLLLPIGLHAFIDFPAALTQVGALNGAVEEVLLVVQTILVLAFTYWFWRQNRQVMTRTAKTA
- a CDS encoding DUF5808 domain-containing protein, which encodes MQAEMVILVVTWLILVAIQVVTPWLSRRNVLFGVVYARNSIWTTPAAKKLRRRYLAFSLTGAAILSVIGIGIAAAMHFAATALAWIQIAAFLLSISLNYALIVAAHRKSLQLLKEMGNQQELTQSKVTVDLNKLKPQTLVPAAYGLVLVPQFFLALVLGFQQTSADSWVIILALAVETLTVLGAFYLSRRARGAVRGNPDAEPRAGKVRNSVLYYLLFTGFLSQSLLVLQLMLPNMSAEGQWWFVIITLTLTLLSVSFLPLVYILGTRRLTAKGSVLNDNQHWVWGMFYYNPTDPALFVEKRLGIGFTLNMAKTMSWVILVGFLLIVAGIVIISFILD